In Musa acuminata AAA Group cultivar baxijiao chromosome BXJ3-11, Cavendish_Baxijiao_AAA, whole genome shotgun sequence, one DNA window encodes the following:
- the LOC103972636 gene encoding wall-associated receptor kinase 2-like isoform X1, with translation MMIHKVSLLLMLIIATAAMASGQNCTRRCGSIDVPYPFGIEPGCYRDGFNLSCNVTESKLYLGGKEVRHMDVPNGEITVNQRISWDCNKSYVNPDGSFPMDLTGSPYTFSGTRNKFTAIGCNTIALFVGVTDQSYSTGCVSICNRKTIFANSSCSGAGCCQTSILPGLQFFNITFPAITGHKDNSWDNPCSFAFLVDGSWYSFRTTDLNETDFYYRNDGRVPMVLDWSIGNVGCEEATKNSTSYACLSNNSFCLKATNGIGYLCNCSRGYQGNPYVEGGCEDINECDHPEKYPCHGLCANLRGNYSCTCPKGTSGDPFLSACQSYSSSSSSKTIIIASVSVGGGSVLVLVATVALWRILKERSVRKRKERFYQQNLELLRKEQSSSSDVALIERMKIYELEELEKATNHFDKTRIIGGGGHGHVFKGMLSDQRVVAIKRPNITNQVEIAQFVNELFILSQTNHRNVVKFFGCCLQTQVPYLVFEFISGGTLSDHLLGVEGVSPLSFEERLRIATEVAKALSYLHTEASITIFHRDIKSSNILLDERNTAKLADFGASRAVSFEQTSIATGVQGTFGYLDPEYHQTGRLTEKSDVYSFGVILAELLTGKLAIPRQENDVVRHLVMDFLVALKENSLFKVLDPLILKEGSREAVERIARLVERCLKLNGNDRPTMREVEDELEAVRSKKTKADDTMVSGNRGGAASSETIRRIRTGQHSFGRQFPNDGGTYFSNTGIMSNEGGTTTSTEAIGTSSTMQYTVEMELALLGEMPR, from the exons ATGATGATCCACAAGGTGTCTTTGTTGCTGATGCTGATCATAGCAACTGCGGCGATGGCATCCGGGCAAAACTGCACCAGGAGATGCGGTAGCATCGACGTTCCCTACCCGTTCGGCATCGAACCCGGCTGCTACCGGGACGGATTCAACCTCTCCTGCAACGTAACCGAATCCAAACTCTACCTTGGCGGAAAAGAAGTCCGTCATATGGATGTCCCGAATGGGGAAATAACAGTGAACCAGCGCATATCTTGGGACTGCAACAAGAGTTACGTCAACCCCGACGGATCATTCCCAATGGACCTTACTGGTTCTCCCTACACGTTCTCTGGCACTCGCAACAAGTTCACGGCCATCGGATGCAACACCATCGCTCTCTTCGTCGGTGTCACTGATCAGTCCTATTCGACCGGCTGCGTGTCTATCTGCAACCGCAAAACAATCTTCGCCAACAGTTCCTGCTCCGGCGCCGGTTGTTGCCAGACCTCCATTCTCCCTGGCCTCCAATTCTTCAACATAACCTTTCCCGCCATCACCGGCCACAAGGACAACTCGTGGGACAACCCCTGTAGCTTTGCTTTCCTCGTCGACGGCAGTTGGTACTCCTTCCGAACAACCGATCTCAATGAAACTGACTTCTATTACAGAAATGACGGCCGCGTTCCGATGGTGCTGGACTGGTCGATAGGCAACGTGGGATGCGAGGAAGCAACGAAAAATTCGACCTCCTACGCATGCCTCAGTAATAACAGTTTCTGCCTCAAAGCCACCAATGGCATCGGATATCTCTGCAATTGCTCGCGCGGTTATCAAGGCAACCCCTACGTGGAAGGCGGATGCGAAG ACATCAACGAGTGCGATCACCCAGAAAAGTATCCATGCCACGGATTGTGCGCCAATTTACGTGGGAATTACTCATGCACATGCCCCAAAGGCACGAGCGGGGACCCTTTCTTATCGGCATGTCAAAGTTACAGTTCAAGCTCAAGCTCGA AAACTATCATCATAGCCAGCGTAAGCGTTGGAGGGGGCAGTGTTCTGGTGCTCGTAGCTACTGTTGCACTATGGAGAATTCTGAAAGAGAGAAGCGTGCGGAAAAGGAAGGAGAGATTCTATCAGCAGAATCTAGAGTTGCTAAGAAAAGAACAATCTTCTTCTTCGGATGTCGCTCTGATCGAAAGGATGAAGATCTATGAGCTAGAGGAGTTGGAAAAGGCCACCAATCATTTCGACAAAACCCGAATCATCGGCGGCGGAGGCCATGGCCACGTCTTTAAAGGAATGCTGTCCGACCAACGTGTGGTTGCTATTAAAAGGCCCAACATAACCAATCAAGTTGAGATTGCCCAATTCGTCAATGAACTCTTCATTCTTTCTCAGACCAACCACAGGAATGTGGTTAAGTTCTTCGGGTGCTGCCTACAGACCCAAGTCCCCTACCTAGTCTTCGAGTTCATCTCCGGTGGTACGCTCTCCGATCATCTCCTAGGTGTCGAAGGGGTCTCGCCTCTGTCATTCGAAGAACGTTTGAGGATCGCCACAGAAGTAGCAAAAGCACTGTCCTATCTCCACACCGAAGCTTCCATAACCATTTTCCACAGAGATATCAAGTCGTCCAACATACTACTCGACGAGAGGAACACCGCCAAACTAGCGGACTTCGGTGCTTCCAGGGCTGTTTCCTTCGAGCAAACTTCGATCGCTACGGGTGTTCAAGGAACATTTGGATACCTGGATCCTGAGTACCACCAAACAGGAAGACTAACTGAGAAAAGCGATGTGTATAGCTTCGGAGTCATTCTGGCGGAGTTGCTGACCGGCAAGCTTGCCATTCCTCGCCAGGAGAACGATGTGGTGAGACATCTAGTCATGGATTTCCTAGTTGCACTCAAAGAAAATTCACTGTTTAAAGTTCTAGACCCTTTAATCCTCAAAGAGGGGAGCCGAGAAGCAGTCGAAAGGATTGCAAGGCTGGTGGAGAGGTGCCTCAAACTGAACGGTAATGACAGGCCAACGATGAGAGAGGTGGAGGATGAGCTCGAAGCCGTAAGATCCAAGAAGACGAAAGCTGATGACACCATGGTTTCAGGGAACAGAGGCGGCGCTGCATCATCTGAAACTATTCGAAGAATTAGAACTGGACAACATAGTTTTGGAAGACAATTTCCAAATGATGGTGGCACATATTTTAGCAACACTGGAATCATGAGCAATGAGGGAGGCACGACAACATCAACTGAAGCAATCGGGACGAGTTCAACGATGCAGTACACCGTGGAGATGGAACTCGCGTTGTTAGGTGAAATGCCGCGTTGA
- the LOC103972636 gene encoding wall-associated receptor kinase 2-like isoform X2 codes for MMIHKVSLLLMLIIATAAMASGQNCTRRCGSIDVPYPFGIEPGCYRDGFNLSCNVTESKLYLGGKEVRHMDVPNGEITVNQRISWDCNKSYVNPDGSFPMDLTGSPYTFSGTRNKFTAIGCNTIALFVGVTDQSYSTGCVSICNRKTIFANSSCSGAGCCQTSILPGLQFFNITFPAITGHKDNSWDNPCSFAFLVDGSWYSFRTTDLNETDFYYRNDGRVPMVLDWSIGNVGCEEATKNSTSYACLSNNSFCLKATNGIGYLCNCSRGYQGNPYVEGGCEDINECDHPEKYPCHGLCANLRGNYSCTCPKGTSGDPFLSACQSYSSSSSSKTIIIASVSVGGGSVLVLVATVALWRILKERSVRKRKERFYQQNLELLRKEQSSSSDVALIERMKIYELEELEKATNHFDKTRIIGGGGHGHVFKGMLSDQRVVAIKRPNITNQVEIAQFVNELFILSQTNHRNVVKFFGCCLQTQVPYLVFEFISGGTLSDHLLGVEGVSPLSFEERLRIATEVAKALSYLHTEASITIFHRDIKSSNILLDERNTAKLADFGASRAVSFEQTSIATGVQGTFGYLDPEYHQTGRLTEKSDVYSFGVILAELLTGKLAIPRQENDVRGAEKQSKGLQGWWRGASN; via the exons ATGATGATCCACAAGGTGTCTTTGTTGCTGATGCTGATCATAGCAACTGCGGCGATGGCATCCGGGCAAAACTGCACCAGGAGATGCGGTAGCATCGACGTTCCCTACCCGTTCGGCATCGAACCCGGCTGCTACCGGGACGGATTCAACCTCTCCTGCAACGTAACCGAATCCAAACTCTACCTTGGCGGAAAAGAAGTCCGTCATATGGATGTCCCGAATGGGGAAATAACAGTGAACCAGCGCATATCTTGGGACTGCAACAAGAGTTACGTCAACCCCGACGGATCATTCCCAATGGACCTTACTGGTTCTCCCTACACGTTCTCTGGCACTCGCAACAAGTTCACGGCCATCGGATGCAACACCATCGCTCTCTTCGTCGGTGTCACTGATCAGTCCTATTCGACCGGCTGCGTGTCTATCTGCAACCGCAAAACAATCTTCGCCAACAGTTCCTGCTCCGGCGCCGGTTGTTGCCAGACCTCCATTCTCCCTGGCCTCCAATTCTTCAACATAACCTTTCCCGCCATCACCGGCCACAAGGACAACTCGTGGGACAACCCCTGTAGCTTTGCTTTCCTCGTCGACGGCAGTTGGTACTCCTTCCGAACAACCGATCTCAATGAAACTGACTTCTATTACAGAAATGACGGCCGCGTTCCGATGGTGCTGGACTGGTCGATAGGCAACGTGGGATGCGAGGAAGCAACGAAAAATTCGACCTCCTACGCATGCCTCAGTAATAACAGTTTCTGCCTCAAAGCCACCAATGGCATCGGATATCTCTGCAATTGCTCGCGCGGTTATCAAGGCAACCCCTACGTGGAAGGCGGATGCGAAG ACATCAACGAGTGCGATCACCCAGAAAAGTATCCATGCCACGGATTGTGCGCCAATTTACGTGGGAATTACTCATGCACATGCCCCAAAGGCACGAGCGGGGACCCTTTCTTATCGGCATGTCAAAGTTACAGTTCAAGCTCAAGCTCGA AAACTATCATCATAGCCAGCGTAAGCGTTGGAGGGGGCAGTGTTCTGGTGCTCGTAGCTACTGTTGCACTATGGAGAATTCTGAAAGAGAGAAGCGTGCGGAAAAGGAAGGAGAGATTCTATCAGCAGAATCTAGAGTTGCTAAGAAAAGAACAATCTTCTTCTTCGGATGTCGCTCTGATCGAAAGGATGAAGATCTATGAGCTAGAGGAGTTGGAAAAGGCCACCAATCATTTCGACAAAACCCGAATCATCGGCGGCGGAGGCCATGGCCACGTCTTTAAAGGAATGCTGTCCGACCAACGTGTGGTTGCTATTAAAAGGCCCAACATAACCAATCAAGTTGAGATTGCCCAATTCGTCAATGAACTCTTCATTCTTTCTCAGACCAACCACAGGAATGTGGTTAAGTTCTTCGGGTGCTGCCTACAGACCCAAGTCCCCTACCTAGTCTTCGAGTTCATCTCCGGTGGTACGCTCTCCGATCATCTCCTAGGTGTCGAAGGGGTCTCGCCTCTGTCATTCGAAGAACGTTTGAGGATCGCCACAGAAGTAGCAAAAGCACTGTCCTATCTCCACACCGAAGCTTCCATAACCATTTTCCACAGAGATATCAAGTCGTCCAACATACTACTCGACGAGAGGAACACCGCCAAACTAGCGGACTTCGGTGCTTCCAGGGCTGTTTCCTTCGAGCAAACTTCGATCGCTACGGGTGTTCAAGGAACATTTGGATACCTGGATCCTGAGTACCACCAAACAGGAAGACTAACTGAGAAAAGCGATGTGTATAGCTTCGGAGTCATTCTGGCGGAGTTGCTGACCGGCAAGCTTGCCATTCCTCGCCAGGAGAACGATGTG AGGGGAGCCGAGAAGCAGTCGAAAGGATTGCAAGGCTGGTGGAGAGGTGCCTCAAACTGA